A genome region from Platichthys flesus chromosome 12, fPlaFle2.1, whole genome shotgun sequence includes the following:
- the vstm4a gene encoding V-set and transmembrane domain-containing protein 4a, with amino-acid sequence MYFSIVVLVLTKALFTDVCHALNVTLTPGPVVMVTEKDNVTLSCLVSQRKRSSSVLILHWFFSPLAAPTLLPPPSSPSSSSPQALDPSQVLIVKMGIKKMKLYGNYTRHFPQPKFRLYEEAEGELYRLRIFSVAGADQGFYTCKVQEIRKFRNTWRSSSNGTSTTQLTVHFTLEGGSNEGLWRLFADVYLCAVLICSLGLLSIFLFTLVLTCQHFHRRQTLKASYLLVKCPESSSGETVTSSSSSSSYSPRAQRKDTRRKPDRRVTVTPPELPIEPPPHIPAKVPVAAKRPQKPRRLKTQPRRSAAPRVSQEDSLTYAELELVRPRPEPQASSATPDPDPSSPDTVYAQIFFQEKQL; translated from the exons ATGTACTTCTCTATAGTGGTCCTTGTCCTGACTAAGGCTCTGTTCACAG ATGTATGTCACGCTCTCAATGTGACACTGACCCCAGGACCTGTTGTGATGGTAACAGAGAAAGACAACGTGACCCTGTCCTGCCTGGTatctcagaggaagaggagcagcagcgttCTTATCCTTCACTGGTTCTTCTCACCTCTTGCTGCTCCgactctcctgcctcctccatcctctccatcctcctcctccccccaagCCCTGGACCCCTCCCAAGTTCTGATTGTGAAGATGGGCATAAAGAAAATGAAGCTGTACGGTAACTACACCCGTCATTTCCCCCAGCCAAAGTTTCGCCTGTACGAGGAAGCGGAGGGGGAGCTGTATCGGTTGCGGATCTTCAGCGTGGCAGGGGCGGATCAGGGGTTCTACACGTGCAAGGTTCAGGAGATCCGCAAATTCAGAAACACATGGAGATCATCATCCAATGGTACCAGCACCACACAGCTCACAG TGCACTTTACTCTGGAGGGCGGCAGCAATGAAGGACTGTGGCGTTTATTTGCAG ATGTCTATCTGTGCGCTGTGCTGATCTGCTCACTGGGCCTGTTGTCCATCTTCCTgttcactctggttctcacgTGCCAGCACTTTCACAGACGACAGACGCTCAAAG CCAGTTACCTGCTGGTCAAGTGTCCAGAAAGCAG CTCAGGAGAGACTGTgaccagctccagcagctcctccagctacTCCCCAAGGGCGCAGAGGAAAGACACCAGACGGAAACCTGACAGAAGAGTCACAGTAACGCCACCTGAACTACCAATAGAGCCTCCACCGCACATACCAGCCAAAG TGCCTGTTGCTGCGAAGAGACCTCAAAAGCCCAGAAGGTTAAAGACTCAGCCGAGGAGATCTGCCGCT ccTCGAGTATCACAGGAGGACAGTCTGACATATGCAGAACTGGAGCTGGTTCGACCGAGGCCGGAGCCCCAGGCCTCCTCCGCCACACCGGACCCCGACCCCTCAAGCCCGGACACTGTGTACGCTCAGATCTTCTTCCAGGAGAAGCAGCTGTAA